Proteins from one Flavobacterium sp. N2038 genomic window:
- a CDS encoding PKD domain-containing protein, producing MKKNYFFTAVFLLQFCVAFAQNPTRCGTQLSQKEEAAFVKSLSKIKTWKKGSSSKMNSAPYIIPVIFHILADGTNVNNAFTKEQMKCRIDDALLTVNKDFNGLFPEYATTDPRFNGVKSKLNIQFVLATVDPDGNPLEIAGLDWHPEAHIVDGYDNKIFDYIWYGKNNRYYLDVIVVDEPNTGQGSVGSGHAFLPIQDAIPRVAYNHRYIGSTCGSHSSATFAKVMTHEFGHYFGLKHTFQDDCDPVNDGMADTPPTKVAEGCARNVLNSCGVYPNAENHMDYNTDCQNMFTKDQTNAMTYWLDDTSVANYPRGVLWQESNLVAVGVMESSPVADFSASTTSICSGKAIVFKDRSLGLPVSRVWTFEGGTPATSTDLNPTVVYNTSGKFKVTLEVTNSLGTNTKQVANYIEVDQKSTVNLVESFTGAFPPLGWEITNPDNGLTWEKRKGTGHNDTSCMIMNNADNAVSGALDYIRLPYFDLTAGQNSQLYFDVAYTKFDDVSPDVLKVQVSTDCGLNWTDVYSKTHTVLQTTQVPTALANNWVPTTDANWRKEVVDLSAYQGNSNVSIRFANVSGYGTRIWIDNVNVAITQAATPVSDFASNIRGTRCKSVVAPFLDVSTGNPTSWNWSFPGGIPSSSTDKNPVVTYASPGSYAVTLSTTNANGAGTTLTKNNYITIVDPDRVSYTEGFENSFPPAEWEIINPDNKLTWEKRTGAGRNSSSCMIMNNADNDKVGEVDEIILKPVDLSVGVTDFSFDVAYAKFDTESPDVLEILVSKDCGLTWESVYLKTHTQLETFVSTDPNNWVPSTDSHWRTERVLLSKFKGSSNVLFKFKNTSGYGSRIWIDNIKFTFDSKEAPISEFVIESDRVCSDLPIAFKDNSTGEPTSWNWSFPGGIPVTSTSKTPAIVYNTPGTYNVTLTASNSYGTGSVMQKTGVVVVKGKNSVPFLENFEGSFPIQDWEVINPDKDAIAWEKRSDAGKGDLSCLVINNADNPTGKIDELILKAMDFSSSATPFLYFDLAYTQYLNAFDPTPAPDKIDILVSSDCGVTWTNVYSKNQIQLQTVSPAIQDDPATTGANETNDWIPTQNSDWRTEKIDLSIVKNQKNVLVKIKNTSGYGTRIWFDNLKIDNGPNLAVTKQKKVINLEGVQVYPNPFENIFYLLTPASVDDYTVTVHNAAGKMIYTETFKGENNMDKAINLSGKAKGVYFLNVTSSGKKTYNQKIIKK from the coding sequence TTGAAAAAAAACTATTTTTTTACTGCAGTTTTTCTGCTTCAATTCTGTGTGGCCTTTGCACAGAACCCAACGCGATGCGGAACCCAGTTATCGCAAAAGGAGGAAGCAGCTTTTGTGAAATCGCTATCAAAAATTAAAACCTGGAAAAAAGGGAGTTCAAGTAAAATGAATTCAGCTCCTTATATTATTCCGGTAATATTTCATATTCTCGCTGACGGAACAAATGTTAACAATGCTTTTACAAAAGAGCAAATGAAATGTAGAATTGATGATGCATTACTTACGGTTAACAAAGATTTTAATGGCCTGTTTCCGGAGTATGCTACAACAGATCCGCGTTTTAATGGTGTTAAAAGTAAATTGAATATTCAGTTTGTTTTGGCCACCGTTGATCCCGATGGAAATCCATTAGAGATTGCCGGTTTAGACTGGCATCCGGAGGCACATATTGTAGATGGTTATGACAATAAAATTTTTGACTATATATGGTATGGAAAAAACAACAGGTATTATCTTGATGTTATAGTGGTCGATGAGCCAAATACTGGACAAGGATCTGTTGGTTCAGGACATGCATTTTTGCCTATTCAGGATGCAATTCCGCGTGTAGCATATAATCACAGATATATTGGAAGTACATGTGGATCTCACTCCAGTGCTACTTTTGCAAAAGTAATGACACATGAGTTTGGTCATTATTTTGGTCTAAAACATACTTTTCAGGATGATTGTGATCCTGTAAATGATGGTATGGCTGATACACCTCCAACAAAAGTTGCCGAAGGTTGTGCCAGAAACGTATTAAACAGTTGTGGAGTTTATCCTAATGCAGAAAATCATATGGATTACAATACAGATTGCCAGAATATGTTTACCAAAGATCAGACTAATGCAATGACGTATTGGTTAGATGATACTTCTGTAGCAAATTATCCGCGTGGAGTTTTATGGCAGGAAAGTAATCTTGTTGCAGTTGGAGTAATGGAGTCTTCTCCTGTTGCTGATTTTAGTGCCAGTACAACATCTATATGTTCCGGAAAAGCCATTGTGTTTAAGGATCGCTCTTTAGGATTACCAGTTTCCCGTGTTTGGACATTTGAAGGAGGTACTCCGGCTACTTCTACAGATTTGAATCCGACGGTTGTTTATAATACTTCCGGGAAATTTAAGGTGACATTAGAGGTGACAAATTCTCTGGGAACAAACACAAAACAAGTTGCAAATTATATTGAAGTTGATCAAAAATCGACGGTAAATTTGGTCGAAAGTTTTACTGGTGCTTTTCCTCCTCTGGGATGGGAAATTACAAATCCTGATAATGGATTAACATGGGAAAAACGAAAAGGGACCGGGCATAATGATACTTCTTGTATGATTATGAATAATGCAGATAATGCTGTATCGGGAGCTTTAGATTACATTCGTTTACCTTATTTTGATTTGACTGCGGGACAAAATAGTCAGTTGTATTTTGATGTTGCTTATACCAAATTTGATGATGTAAGTCCGGATGTTTTAAAAGTACAGGTTTCTACAGATTGCGGACTGAACTGGACCGATGTTTATTCTAAAACGCATACTGTTTTACAGACGACACAAGTACCAACCGCTTTGGCAAATAATTGGGTGCCTACCACTGATGCTAATTGGAGAAAAGAAGTTGTAGATCTTAGTGCTTATCAGGGAAATAGTAATGTTTCTATTCGCTTTGCAAATGTATCAGGTTATGGAACCAGAATTTGGATCGACAATGTGAATGTTGCGATTACGCAAGCTGCAACTCCGGTTTCTGATTTTGCTTCAAATATTAGAGGTACACGATGTAAGAGTGTTGTAGCTCCATTTTTGGACGTTTCAACAGGAAATCCTACTTCTTGGAATTGGTCTTTTCCGGGTGGAATACCGTCTAGTTCTACAGATAAAAATCCAGTAGTAACTTATGCTTCTCCGGGTTCTTATGCAGTAACACTTTCAACCACAAATGCAAATGGGGCAGGAACAACACTTACCAAAAATAATTATATAACAATTGTAGATCCAGACAGAGTTTCTTATACAGAAGGCTTTGAGAACTCATTTCCTCCTGCAGAGTGGGAAATCATTAACCCGGATAATAAACTAACGTGGGAAAAACGTACAGGTGCCGGACGCAATTCTTCTTCCTGTATGATAATGAATAATGCCGATAATGATAAGGTAGGAGAGGTCGACGAAATTATTCTAAAACCTGTTGATTTATCAGTTGGAGTAACTGATTTTTCTTTTGATGTTGCCTACGCTAAATTTGATACGGAAAGTCCTGATGTTCTTGAAATTCTCGTGTCAAAAGATTGTGGATTGACATGGGAAAGTGTTTATTTAAAGACACACACTCAATTGGAAACATTTGTAAGTACAGATCCAAATAATTGGGTTCCGAGCACAGATTCACATTGGAGAACTGAAAGAGTCTTATTGTCAAAATTTAAAGGATCGTCAAATGTCTTGTTTAAATTTAAAAACACTTCAGGTTACGGATCAAGAATATGGATTGATAATATCAAGTTTACTTTTGATAGTAAGGAAGCTCCAATTTCAGAATTTGTAATAGAAAGTGACAGGGTTTGCAGCGACTTGCCAATTGCATTTAAAGACAATTCTACAGGAGAACCAACATCATGGAACTGGTCATTTCCGGGAGGTATACCAGTTACTTCGACAAGCAAAACGCCTGCGATAGTATATAACACGCCAGGAACTTATAATGTAACTTTGACTGCTTCTAATTCTTACGGAACAGGATCTGTTATGCAAAAAACAGGTGTAGTGGTTGTAAAAGGCAAAAATAGTGTTCCTTTTTTAGAAAATTTTGAAGGAAGTTTCCCTATTCAGGATTGGGAAGTTATTAATCCGGATAAAGATGCTATTGCGTGGGAGAAACGTTCTGATGCAGGTAAAGGAGATCTGTCTTGTCTGGTAATCAATAATGCTGATAATCCTACTGGCAAGATTGACGAGTTGATTTTAAAAGCGATGGATTTTTCTTCTTCTGCAACTCCGTTTTTGTATTTTGATTTGGCTTACACACAATATTTAAATGCTTTTGATCCAACTCCTGCTCCGGATAAAATAGATATATTGGTATCTTCAGATTGTGGGGTAACATGGACAAATGTGTATTCTAAAAATCAAATACAATTACAGACTGTTTCGCCAGCAATTCAGGATGATCCGGCAACAACTGGCGCCAACGAAACCAACGATTGGATTCCGACTCAGAATTCTGACTGGAGGACTGAAAAAATTGATTTAAGTATTGTAAAAAATCAAAAGAATGTTTTGGTAAAAATTAAAAATACGTCAGGATATGGAACCCGAATTTGGTTTGATAATTTAAAAATTGATAACGGACCAAATTTAGCAGTAACAAAACAGAAAAAAGTAATTAATCTAGAAGGAGTTCAGGTTTATCCAAATCCGTTTGAGAATATATTTTACCTGTTAACACCAGCTTCTGTAGATGATTATACGGTTACGGTTCATAATGCTGCAGGGAAAATGATTTATACTGAAACTTTTAAAGGAGAAAATAATATGGATAAAGCCATTAATTTATCCGGAAAAGCAAAAGGAGTATATTTTCTTAATGTAACTTCATCAGGAAAGAAAACTTATAATCAGAAAATTATAAAGAAGTAA
- a CDS encoding DUF3291 domain-containing protein has protein sequence MSNYHLAEINIARMKGVDINDPIMKEFVDNLTFINTLAENSSGFIWRLKDDSYNATKLNPYNDEQIIINVSVWENIETLEHYMYKTFHSEFLKRRKEWFLKFGKAHTAMWWIPKGHVPTMEEAVEKLDYLQQNGISEVAFDFKNIFPAPKLKNVSEIK, from the coding sequence ATGAGTAACTATCATCTCGCTGAAATTAATATTGCCAGAATGAAAGGAGTCGACATCAACGATCCTATCATGAAAGAATTTGTAGATAATTTAACGTTTATTAATACTTTAGCCGAAAACAGCTCGGGTTTTATCTGGAGATTAAAAGATGACAGTTATAATGCAACAAAACTGAATCCTTACAATGATGAACAAATTATCATCAATGTATCGGTTTGGGAAAATATTGAAACTTTGGAGCACTATATGTACAAAACCTTTCACAGCGAATTTTTAAAACGTCGTAAAGAATGGTTTCTGAAATTCGGAAAGGCACATACTGCAATGTGGTGGATCCCAAAAGGGCATGTTCCAACTATGGAAGAAGCAGTCGAAAAATTAGACTATTTACAACAAAATGGTATTTCAGAAGTCGCTTTTGATTTTAAAAATATATTTCCTGCACCGAAATTAAAAAACGTTTCAGAAATAAAATAA
- a CDS encoding putative quinol monooxygenase, whose protein sequence is MISITAIIKSKKENIQQLQTLLNDLVTETRKESACVRYDLHHSDNVFIIWEEWKDQAGLDLHNNQSHLQDFIAKSENFVSAPIQVYKTSQVL, encoded by the coding sequence ATGATATCGATCACTGCCATCATTAAAAGTAAAAAAGAAAACATTCAACAGCTTCAGACTTTACTGAACGATCTGGTTACCGAAACCAGAAAAGAAAGCGCCTGTGTACGTTATGATCTTCACCACTCAGATAACGTTTTTATTATTTGGGAAGAATGGAAAGATCAAGCCGGTTTAGATCTTCATAACAATCAATCACATTTACAGGATTTTATCGCCAAAAGTGAAAATTTTGTCTCTGCTCCTATACAGGTTTACAAGACATCTCAGGTTTTATAA
- a CDS encoding NAD(P)H-dependent oxidoreductase, which produces MKKIFIINGGQKFAHSGGQFNQTVQDWTIEFFSKNNNYEIKTTHIENEIDLQEEVEKFVWADLIIYHTPVWWFQIPNLFKKYIDDVFTQGHNNGIYKSDGRSRVNPDINYGTGGLLHGRKYMLTTSWNAPKTAFTLPGEFFDETSVDDGVMFGFHKMNKFTGMEKVNGFHFHDVEKGATPENIIIFKKDYTKHLEETFKTL; this is translated from the coding sequence ATGAAAAAGATATTTATAATCAACGGAGGACAAAAATTCGCACATTCAGGAGGACAATTCAATCAAACCGTTCAGGACTGGACAATTGAATTCTTTTCTAAAAACAACAACTACGAAATAAAAACAACACATATCGAAAACGAAATCGACCTTCAGGAAGAAGTAGAAAAATTCGTTTGGGCCGATTTAATTATTTATCACACGCCAGTTTGGTGGTTTCAAATCCCGAATCTTTTCAAAAAATATATCGATGATGTTTTTACACAAGGGCATAACAACGGGATTTACAAAAGTGACGGAAGAAGCCGCGTAAATCCGGATATCAATTACGGAACCGGAGGACTTTTACATGGACGCAAATACATGCTCACAACAAGCTGGAATGCTCCAAAAACAGCATTTACGCTTCCGGGAGAATTCTTTGATGAAACTTCTGTTGATGATGGCGTTATGTTTGGTTTTCATAAAATGAACAAATTCACTGGAATGGAAAAAGTAAACGGATTTCATTTTCATGATGTCGAAAAAGGTGCAACACCAGAAAATATTATTATCTTTAAGAAAGATTATACCAAACATTTAGAAGAAACCTTTAAAACTTTATAA
- a CDS encoding aldo/keto reductase, protein MEYRKLGNSELELSTITYGAFAIGGNMWGGNEKKDSIDSVRASIDHGVTTIDTAPFYGFGLSEEMIGEAIKSYDRSKIQLLTKFGLVWDGSNNGKGDFFFDADDNGKKMPIYKYSSKSNVIKEVEESLKRLKTDYIDLLQIHWPDSTTPISETMEAVETLVQQGKIRAFGVSNYNISQIQEAQKNIQLASNQVAYSMLNRKIEEDLIPLTIAENIGIIAYSPMERGLLTGKYFTDSKLKENDHRNGYFGQFDLKKVKTLVEELSSLANAKHISISQLVLRWTTLQKGISIVLAGARNAEQAISNAKTMDFDLSASELEFINQAISKLK, encoded by the coding sequence ATGGAATATAGAAAATTAGGCAATTCGGAATTAGAATTATCAACAATAACTTACGGCGCATTTGCCATTGGCGGAAACATGTGGGGCGGAAACGAAAAGAAAGATTCAATCGATTCAGTTCGCGCTTCTATTGATCACGGGGTAACCACAATAGACACTGCACCTTTCTACGGATTTGGTTTAAGTGAAGAAATGATTGGCGAAGCGATAAAATCTTACGATCGCTCAAAAATACAATTGTTAACCAAGTTTGGTTTAGTTTGGGATGGAAGCAACAACGGAAAAGGTGATTTCTTTTTTGATGCTGATGATAATGGTAAAAAAATGCCCATTTATAAATACTCATCAAAAAGCAATGTTATAAAAGAAGTTGAAGAAAGTTTAAAACGTCTTAAAACCGATTATATCGACTTATTACAAATTCACTGGCCAGACAGTACAACGCCAATTTCTGAAACTATGGAAGCCGTTGAAACATTGGTGCAGCAAGGAAAAATCAGAGCGTTCGGAGTAAGCAATTATAACATTTCTCAAATTCAGGAAGCACAAAAAAACATTCAGTTAGCTTCAAATCAGGTTGCTTATAGCATGCTAAACCGTAAAATTGAAGAAGATTTAATACCGCTTACAATTGCAGAAAACATTGGAATTATAGCTTACAGCCCAATGGAAAGAGGTTTACTAACCGGAAAATATTTTACAGACAGTAAGTTAAAAGAAAACGATCATCGTAATGGTTATTTTGGTCAGTTTGATCTTAAAAAAGTTAAAACTTTGGTTGAAGAATTAAGCTCACTGGCAAATGCAAAACACATTTCAATTTCGCAATTGGTTTTACGCTGGACTACTTTACAAAAAGGAATTTCGATAGTTTTAGCCGGAGCAAGAAATGCAGAGCAAGCAATTTCAAATGCCAAAACAATGGATTTCGATTTATCAGCTTCAGAATTGGAATTTATTAATCAGGCAATTTCGAAATTAAAATAA
- a CDS encoding AraC family transcriptional regulator — protein sequence MKKENLYEPFTVSFETLDEYPDVGDRHNFFELVYILSGTGRQCINKNIFEYDAGHMFLLTPEDCHNFTIETKTKFFFLRFNDIYLKNSSLQNENIQRLEYILQNANHQPGCILKNDADKCLVKVMIEAICREHNDKDVYNQELIQQLVNTLIIIVARNIAKYLPEQVNVGTEAKAMDILQYIQTNIYYPEKIKAESISDYFGISNTYLGRYFKKHADETMQQYISNYKTKLIEHRLQFSDKRINEIAYEFGFTDESHFNKFFKKQKGNSPSEFRKTIRISA from the coding sequence ATGAAAAAAGAAAATTTATACGAACCGTTTACTGTTTCCTTTGAAACTTTAGATGAATATCCGGATGTTGGAGATCGTCATAATTTCTTTGAATTGGTTTATATTTTGAGTGGAACAGGAAGGCAGTGTATTAATAAAAATATTTTCGAATATGATGCTGGACATATGTTTTTATTGACACCTGAGGATTGTCATAATTTTACGATCGAAACGAAAACGAAATTTTTCTTTTTGAGGTTTAATGATATTTATTTGAAGAATTCAAGTCTTCAAAATGAAAACATTCAACGATTGGAGTATATTTTGCAAAATGCCAATCATCAGCCGGGCTGTATTTTAAAAAATGATGCTGATAAATGTTTGGTTAAAGTAATGATTGAAGCGATTTGCCGAGAGCATAATGATAAAGATGTTTACAATCAGGAATTGATTCAGCAATTGGTTAATACGTTGATTATTATCGTTGCCAGAAATATTGCGAAGTATTTACCGGAACAGGTAAATGTGGGAACTGAAGCTAAAGCGATGGATATTTTGCAGTATATTCAAACGAATATTTATTATCCCGAAAAGATTAAGGCAGAGTCTATAAGTGATTATTTCGGAATTTCGAACACGTATTTAGGACGTTATTTTAAAAAGCATGCAGATGAAACCATGCAGCAATATATCAGCAATTATAAAACGAAACTGATCGAGCATCGTTTGCAATTCAGTGATAAGAGAATCAACGAAATTGCGTATGAATTTGGTTTTACCGATGAAAGTCACTTCAATAAATTCTTTAAGAAACAGAAAGGAAATAGTCCTTCAGAATTTAGAAAGACGATTCGTATTAGTGCATAA
- a CDS encoding C40 family peptidase, with product MFGICNLAIVPVRSEPSDRSEIVTQLLFGEHIEILERQNQWARIKIQFDDYEGWVDSKQYQIISEAHYKQLSNEAIILNADLIDYITAPDNLLLPIPLGASLSFLNNNEINTSNFDFEGTKTSGIKPKSAIISTAFMYLNAPYLWGGKTPFGIDCSGFTQMVYKLNGYKIHRDASQQALEGDSLSFIEESEPGDLAFFDNDEGNIIHVGIIMENNYIIHASGKVRIDRLDHTGIYNPEINKHTHKLRVIKKII from the coding sequence ATGTTCGGAATTTGCAATCTAGCCATAGTACCCGTTCGATCTGAACCAAGTGACAGAAGTGAAATCGTTACACAATTATTGTTTGGCGAACATATCGAAATTTTAGAGCGTCAGAATCAATGGGCGCGAATAAAAATTCAATTTGATGACTACGAAGGCTGGGTAGATTCTAAGCAATATCAGATAATTTCTGAGGCTCATTATAAGCAATTAAGCAACGAAGCGATCATACTAAACGCTGATTTAATTGATTATATCACAGCACCTGATAATTTATTACTTCCAATTCCATTAGGAGCTTCATTATCGTTTTTAAACAATAATGAAATCAATACTTCAAATTTTGATTTTGAAGGAACAAAAACCAGTGGCATTAAACCAAAAAGTGCTATTATAAGTACTGCATTCATGTATCTGAATGCCCCTTATTTATGGGGAGGAAAAACACCATTTGGCATTGATTGTTCCGGTTTTACACAAATGGTTTACAAACTAAATGGTTACAAAATTCACCGCGATGCTTCACAACAAGCCCTTGAAGGAGATTCTTTGAGTTTTATTGAAGAAAGTGAACCGGGAGATTTAGCCTTTTTTGATAACGACGAAGGAAACATTATTCACGTAGGCATCATAATGGAAAACAACTATATCATTCACGCAAGTGGAAAAGTACGTATTGACCGTCTAGACCATACAGGAATTTATAACCCGGAAATAAATAAACACACGCATAAACTACGTGTGATCAAAAAGATCATTTAA